CTGTCTTCACACTCGTCAAAAACAAACCGATGATGGACACGTGTCACTACGCATCTGTCCACGCCCGCAGCACGTACGCCACCAAGGGTAAGCCCTAATATCAACTACGGACCCTGGGGGCTCATGATGTGTCAGTGAGGGTCCACGGGCTGTAACAATGGCACCGCTCGGGTGGGGGATGCGGATAATGGGCGAGACCGTgcgtgtgtgggggcaggggacagacgGGACGTCTGTGGACCTTCCGATTTTACTGTGAACCCAAAGCCACtctaaagccttaaaaaaaaagaagataaatcagGACTTTTCAGAAGAGAGTGGGCAACACCTCAATTACACTAACATAACACCATAAGCACAGCTACGTGCAAATTACAGCGGAACCACTACAGTGGCCAAAGATTCTTTATTGTTATCTCTtactttagagaaagagagctcacaagcaggggagaggaggaggaggaggaggaggaggaggaggaggaggaggaggagggagagagagagagggagagggggagagggggagagggggagagggggagagggggagagggggagagagggagagggagagggagagggagagggagagggagagggagagggagagggagagggagagggagagggagagggagagggagagggagagggagacggacagggagaggaagagggggagagggggagtgggagagggagagggagagggagagggggagagggacagggagagggacagggagagggagagagggagagggggagagggagagagggagagggagagagggagagggagagagggagagagggagagagggagagggggagagggagagggggagagggagagggagagagaaagaatcccaagcggggctcgatcccgcaaccttgggatcatgacctgatccggtATCAGGTtgatgctcagttgactgagccaccctggcgcctccCAACGATTCTGTTTAAGAACCAATATCAGAACTGTCTTTTCTTAAAgcaatgtgtgtttttttaacttcaaaaaagttgtttttcttgtttctgagtAACCTCTCCCGTGTGACTCTGTGAGGTTCTCCAAACATTTAATGGGAACCAAGTAAGTGAATGCGTGAAACTGAGCTCCAGTGATCACAATGATAAAGGCGTCTGAACCTGAAGCCTTCATCTGCGGAAGGCATCAAACCGTCCGTGGTCCATCTTCCTGGCCTAGATGGTCACAGTCAGGCTAAGGAAGAGGCCTCAAACCACCAGCTTACAAATATCTTTGGTTTGGCCCACAGAGTGACGTTACTTTTTCTCAACaatttggatatttaaaaatcaaaacagttcagagggaaaaaaaaaggtatctagATTTCACACACTCGCACCAAATCCAGAAGCATTGGCCACACTGAGTCTCTGCATGGCGCCACGGCTGGACGTGGTGGCACGAAAGACATGGCTCCCAGTCACCCGGGGGCCACAGATGCCAGCCCCCGTGCTCACCGTAATGGCATCCGAGGGCTGTCTCCTTAAAGCAACTGGGGATTTTGTAACGTAAAGACTATAACCAACAAAGTTTTTCtgacagaggagaaaaagagacaggagGTTTGGGAAAAGTCCCTGACAGGCCGACTGAATCGCATCACTGCCCTCCCAGCAGTCTCCCCTGTCCTCTGCGGGAGGGGACCTCCTCCGCCCTGGCTCTCCTACCCGCCAGCCTCCCAGGGTCTCAGTCAGGCCGGCGGATAGAGCTGAAAGCTACTGAACCCAGGTGTGGCAGAAACTGGtcatgtgaggggtgcctgggcggctcagtcggttaagcgtccgacttcggctcaggtcatgatctcgtggctcgtgggttcgagccccgcgtcgggctctgtgctgaccgctcagagcccggagcccgctttggattctgtgtctcgctctttctctctcaagaataaaaaacatttgaaaaattataaaaaatcgGTCGTGTGAATAAAGGCTGCATGGTTCACAATCGCGGGtgagaaatgaaatgagacaGCTGGGAGAACGGCTTCAGCAGTCAACCGTCACGGCCCCCCCACAAGACAGGCCTGCCAGGATGCCCGTGCTGGGGCCGAGGGGGCTCATCTGCTCGCGGGGTGGGGCAGCGCGGACGGTTCACTTACGgctgctgatctgggagaacttCAGGGCAACAGAGAGGCTACTTCGAGCCACCATCTCGCCAATCTTCTTCCAGTCATTTCCATGCAGGGAGTGGTAGATCTTTAACTTCTCCGTGTCTCCTTTGCTGTacctgggaggaagggaaaacGTGCTACAGTTCTGATCAAGTGTGAGATTAAGaactgtgttgtttttaatttttaatatttatttttgagagagagagagagaaagagagagagagagacggagcgagTGTCagcggggcaagggcagagaggaagacatagaatccaaagcaggtttcaggctcgagctgttagcacagagcctgatgcggagcttgaacccacgaaccgcgagatcatgacctgagccaaagtccaacccttaaccgactgagcaactcaggtgcccctttctttttttactatttatttttgagagacagagaaagagagagagagagagagagatggagggagggagagagaaattgagggagagagagggagagagggcaggagggagtgcTCAAGTATGcctgtgaacgggggaggggggagaaagggagaccgaagattcgaagcaggctctgcgctaaagcaaagagtccaacgcggggctcggactcactaaccttgagatcacgaactgagctgaagtccaacacttagcagactgagccacccaggcgccccccaaactgtatttttgggattctctctctgcctctcccccattcacgtgCACACGCgcgccctctctttctcaaaataaataaactttaagaaaaaaacccaacattctAAGGGCAAATTGTTACCACACACAAACCACGTGGtgcaaacgaatgaatgaacttTCTTATTAGAATTAGAATACAGACTTTGTATTCTGCTAAAACTTTCATTCCCACGCTTATGTCACAGATAGAAAACTGTCACCTCAGCTGCCACCGTTCATTTATCCAAAGCTTTCTCTCACGTCCCGCTGAAAAGGTCCTCTTTAGTGAATTTCCTTCGAGTTCCGTCCACAGACGTCCAGCCCCGGGGCTTGGGGAAAAGGGGAGCGTGGGCTTTAGTCTGTGAGCAACCTTTTCCTCTGCTTCCGGTTTACTTCTTTTggtcagaattaaaaaaaaagaaaccaagggcGTATCGGTGTTTGGGGGTCGCATAATACGTAGGTCTCGCTTTCAAATCGTGCAGCTACCTGGAACCCAAACGACCCTGCCGCGTTTACTAAACGTGCCTCCCAGAGTGAGGTCAAGTCCACGAGGTTGTTGTCTGGGCCCGCAGAGCGAGGGGCCCGACgctttcctgcctctctctctgtcctggagCAGAGCGCTTACCCACAGCCGACACCCGATCCACATTGGTTTTATCGGGAACGTTGGGAACAAAACGTAGTTGGGTGTTTCATTtacttggggagggagggaggagaccgTGACCACCATGTCGCTGCCGAACTGCTCGCACTGGACCTCTGGCTGGCGTTCACCCTGCCTTCACACACTCACTGGAAACCCCCAAAAGCGGGCTGAGCGCCGGAGGGAACGTCGCATCGAGAAGGAACATTTGGGTACACGGGGAGCTTACACATGAGCAGAGAGCAAAGAAAACCTCGTGAGTAACATTAAGGGGGGCGCGGCACGCCGAGTGCTAGAGGAAGTACAAAGGAAAAGCCAGGGATCTAGAAAGGGGAAGactggcgcgcctgggtggctcagtcagttaagcgtccagcttcggctcaggtcatgatctcgcggttcgtgggttcgagccccgcgtcgggctctgcgctgacagctcggagcctggagccagctttggattctgtgtctccctctctctctctgcccctcccccgctcatgctctgtctctctctctctctctctctctcaaaaaatacataaaaaataaatagaaaggggAAGATCACAAACTTTGACTAAAGAGGTAGGAACTGAAATGGGTTTTGAAGACATTCACCTGACCGCAGATATGCAGGCCCGTTTCGCACACAAAGGTCCTCATgatttcggtttttttttttttttttttttttttttttttaccacctctAATCTGTTGTGGACGTTCTGATTTATACGATCAGCAAGCACCAGAGAAATGCTGTGTCTCAAGCTGCTAAGGCTTCTTACCTGCCCTTGTAATTGTTGACATCAAACATCTTCTTTGCTCGATAGTAAACGAGTTTCCAGGGCCGGGCAATGCCCTTCCCTAAAGTCGGAAGAAAGGCAAGTGGTCAGTGGGGCACACAGGGCCTGGCCTGAAACGGAGTCACAGTTGTAAAAGGAAGCCCGCACAGGCCCCTCTCCCCCGCACGACCCCGGACCCCACGTCGAGGCCGGGATTTCACACATCCTGCAGAGAGCTGGCTCGAGGAGCAGAGACACCCGCGGTCACCAGTCTCCTTGCAGAGCTCTGCAAACGACGGGCTTAGGATGTCGAGGCTCCAGCTTCCAGTCTACCTACCACGTTCGGGGGAAAAGTTCTTTATAAACCAAAGTAACGTTAACAAAATTTGAGTTAAGGGGAAAGAATGCTAACGTGGAGGACGTGTGCCAACAGTTTTCCCTAAGATGAACAAGAGGGCTTCTTGAACGAGCAGGCTTTACTCATTTCCTCACTCTAAGGACCAAACAGCCCCCCAACAGGGGCTCCCTACTCTGGTTGCCCCTGCACATTCCGGAGAACACCTAAGAAATCATCCTCTTTCAATTCATGGAttttgcgggggagggggagcgcctgagtggctcagtcggttgagcacccgaccttgggtcaggtcacgatctcatggtccgtgagtttgagccccaggtcgggctccgtgctgacagctcggagcccggagcctgcttccgattctgtgcctccctctctctctgcccctctccggctcatgctctgtctctctcaaaaataaataggcattaatactaagaaataaatacatttattaatgaaTTCATAGATCTCCTTTCTGTCCAATCCCATGCTGCTTCATGGCTTGGTCTCAGTTTCCAAGTACACCCGCTGGAAGAGGGTTCCAGCAACAAAGCACACGTAAGGCTGTACTCAGGAAACTCAGGAGATCCGGGTGTGCCGTGTGCAGCATACGAAAGACAGCATGTATTAGAGCAGGGGAGCAGAAACCAGAACCACACTTCTTGCCCAGCAGGAAAGCTCCAAGTCGATTGTGTTACTTTCTACAAGATCCGGAAAAGCACTACGCTTGGGAGACATGAACGCATTCCAAACCCCCAAGAGTACAGGCCGGCGATGCGAATACGGAAATACCGATCGGCCGGGCGCTGTGCGAACACCTACCGTGCCTCACCCGGCTACGGCTGGAAGGCTGGCGACggtcaaaaagaaaacagctgtACGCTTACCGATGTGCAGTCTAAAGgagtattttcttttcaagtcGGTGATCACGGATTTCTCCTCTGGGTATCTGTCTGTATACAGCAGCTTGTCGGCATTGTCAATTCCGGTCAGGGACAGAAATTCTTGCACGTTTTTCTCTAACTGCTTATTTTCCTTTACAGAAAACTTGCCAAATCTAATAGCGACACCTAGgattggggtggggagaaaaagtaGGCATTGTCAGtaacaaaggaaaaagcaaaccCACCACTCAGTCTTCGGCAGTTACAACAGCGCCCAGTCAGCTACCCCCTGCTGAGAAGCAGCCCTAGGTGTGCCCTTGACAttagctcccccctcccccactgtgacCCTCAGCTTCCCTTCCATTTTAGTCATTCTTCTCCCAAAGTCTGCCCCGTCATCCCCTTCTAGAGTGACCTTCCCCAATTCATCAatctctttggaaaatagtcattttttttattaagaaagaatatattttcattaaaagttcAAGCAGTatggaaataaacatttcaaagaagtccccctcggggcgcctgggaggctcagtcattaagcgtcagacttccggctcaggtcatggctcaagtcacgatctcgtgatTGGTGGATTTAAGCCCAACACGCTGGTGTCAgcctgtcaggacagagcctggagcctgctgcagattctgtgtctcgctctctctcttcctgcccctccctgactcacgctttgtctctctctacctctcaaaaatgaataaaagttaaaaacaatttttttaagggacgcctgggtggctcagttggtgaagcatacaacttcggctcaggtcatgatctcacagttcgtgggtttgagtcccgcatcaggctctgtgctgatggctcagagcctggagcctgcttccgattctgtgtctccttcctctctgccccttccccactcccactctctctgtgcctctcaaaaatgaataaatgttaaaaaaatgttgacgtttaaaaaaaaaaacacaaaaatttttaagaagtcccCTCTTAATCTcttctgccacacacacaccccggccAAAGGCAAGTACGGTGAAATTGGCCGATacaaatattcacatatattctcTATGCAAATatatgggggatggggggagtaATAAGGTCATTTAACTGCACATTCTACTCTTCTTTGTAACTCAAAGCAACCAAGTTCCATTATGTACTGATGGGTCTTATGTATGGCATGGTTTTTCCCTTCTTAGACTTATTTCAAGAAtatcttttaggggcgcctgggtggcgcagtcggttaagcgtccgacttcagccaggtcacgatctcgcggtctgtgagttcgagccccgcgtcaggctctgggctaatggctcggagcctggagcctgtttccaattctgtgtgtctccctctctctctgcccctcccccgttcatgctctgtctctctctgtcccaaaaataaattaaaaaaaaaaaaaaaagaatatcttttaaaaaatacatacgcCTAAAAATTTTGACATAAGACATACAAAAAGAATGGGAGCATTCCACAGATGCTGCTCTaaacacattttccttccttggtCTGTTTTTTTAAAACGAACCTCTTCAACATGATTAACGGGGCTAAGGCTCTGCTTTTACTGTTCCCGGGGACCAGTGTACTGGGTCCCTCACAGCCCAGTGAACACCGCTCGTTCGGAGCACACAGCCTCAGCTTTGCGGTTTGCTCCTCAAGTCCGTAACTTTTCTGGGAGGTTCTTGCAACACAGTGAGTGAGATCAGGAAGGAGACGGGTCTCCCCTACCAGAAGTTGGGCGGAGGAGACCCAGACCCCTTCGTTTGGCTGATCTCGTGGCTCGGACAACAATTCCGGCAGGAGGTGAGGCAGGAAGCGGCCAGAAGGTGCTCCCGGTGAACCTAGACAACTTGCATCGTTCACCAAACGGCGTCAGGGGCTCCTCACGCAGACAGGAAAGCCCGGCAGCTATTCGAGTCCCACCAGCTCACCCTGTGCCTTGAATTCCTTAAACCGCCCTAAGTCATCCCGGTACATCCTCTTGATGGTGGTGGCGGCCCTTTCCTTGATGTCGGGGATGAACTCCTGGAGCTGCTTCACGGCCGAGTCCAAATCCACATCCGAGTCGCCCAAATCTCTCGACTCTTCGGATAAGCATCTCGTTTCGGAACCTGTGGCCACTTCCAGACGGCCTTCTTCTTCGTTTGTAGGTTCCAACCTACGGACAAGATCGGACGGACTCACGTGAACGCGTCGCTTGCCCCGGTGGCTTTCAAGGGCTTAAAGTGACCCTCACTTCAGACCAGGACAGTGTGAAAGCAAGGAGGGATGTCGGAGCCTGCCACGAACATGCCAGATAAAGAGGTCACAGGCAGAAGTCACACAGAAGACACACATCGAAAGACACAACATTCCCCCGTTACCTCTGCACCTCTTCCGTGCAGGCCTGGGTTTTCTCCTCCTGTGGCCTGGGCTCCTCCCTTTCTTCAATcaaggtgccatttccctccagTGAATCAAAGCGCGCGTCCTCCAAGCGGGCAGCGAGCGCTGAAAACTCCCCACCAGGCGCTACGGGGCTTTCGGCAGAAGAGCCTCGCTTCCGTCTCTTAGCCTTTTTCTTTACACCGCTGACCCCTCGACATCCTTCAGAGTACGCGTTCTCCAGACCCTCAGGCCCAGGCACTGCCTCAAATTCGCGGTTGtgtgaaatttttctcttttttttcttagacttTTTCTCACCTGCGGGTATTGGCAGCTGGGCAATTTCGCCCTCTGGGCCCACGGAAAGGGGGGCTTCTGGCTGGTGTGGTTCCACCTCGGGCAGGGGCAGGCTCGCACGCGGGCTGTCCTGCACAGCATCGCCCGATGCCGCTTTCTTCCGAcgttttttactctttttctcccTGACTTTATGATGCGGTTCTTCGGACTCATTCTCACGTGACTTCGGAACGGACTGCGGTTCGTCTGCGTCAGGCTCTCGTGTTGGCTTTTGTTCCTTGCTCGAGTCCACGTACACGACATCGACGTCGCTCCTAAAATTCTTCGGCGTGtccttgatattttctttatccaccaGGACGTACACCacgcctgtttcctcatctacccCCAAagccttctgtcttctctttttattctttttgggtaTAGAAGTGGTCTTTTCAGTCTCCTCGCAAATTTCTGATTTTTGCAAAGGGGAAGAATGAAAATGCTggaaatcctttctcttttttttactcttgGTTATGTGACGCTGTTCGCTTGTCAGAGGAGCGTCTCTGAAACTTTCATGGGAACTCCTTAGGTGTCCTTCCTTATATAcagagtattttttctttttcttgtcaaatACTGGGGTGTGAATTTCCAATCTGCTCGGTCCTCCTTCCATTCTGTTCCTGTAGGGAAACTTGACaacaatggtttatttttgcaaagCATTTTAAACATTGgcctcaggaggaaaaaaaaaaaatcacagaaaaatgaaattatacgACAAATGACAAGACTGGAATCATGGCTgtcaattttaaattattctaaatgCACAGGGGGCTCACTGTAATTTACGGTCTGGTCCCACTGCCCTTAGGATACGGTAAAGAACAGTTAACAGAGAACAAAGTGCCCAGCATGATCAGGCctttgtcccctcccctccccccgcccccatctttTACCTCTCTCTTCTAACTCCATGCTCCAGCCACACATGTCTTTTTTGGGTTCCCCGAACATGCCATAATCCTTTCCTTAGCTCACGGTCTTATAACATACCATACCCTCTTTCTGGAATGCCCTCTGCTGCCTTCctaccctccctgcctcctgcctcctttcATCCTTCAGAGCTTGGTTTGAATATCACTTCTTCAAAAAAGCTTTCCTTGGTTAAGAAGAGACATACATGATGATACTTTGCCTCTTAAGTTTAAAACCCACAAATCAATTGTATGTATCTTTTCTGCATGGATACGTAGTAGTAACTGGCAAATTCTGATCGGCAAATTCAGAGATCAGGGACAAGAACCGAGCCAGTTTCTCTTGTATctgtcatcttttatttcttaatgggGGTAATGACGACGGGggtgtttgttgtatttttatttacttatttgaacgctgcttgctttttcacttaaaaagcaAGAAGGAGAACAAAGGTACAGATTGCTTTCATTTGTGTTCAAAAACAAGCAACTGAAGGATGTACATGTGTAAGTACTtacaaaggaggaggaagaggagaaaaagacagcGCTCCCTGACCCCCGTGGGCTTGGTCCATTCCAAATATACTTTCATAGCAAACCATACGTCTCCTTGGTAGCACTTAGCCCAAATGTAGTTTAAAGACTAAACAATTATTTCACTAATCATTTAATGTTAGTCTCCTCTgctaaaaacgtaaaaaaaaaaaaagtttccacgCATCTTTGGGTGACATCAGGGAGAACGGTCTTAATGAAAGCTCTTAAGTGCCTCTGTTGAAGGGGAGGTCCTGGGCCTGGGGAATCTGGCTTATGGGTAGAAACCGATGTGTTCTTTCATACTCTTCTTCCGGCCACACAATTCTCAAAGTGTCCTCACCGCCCATGAGAAGTTAGGGACCCTACCCCTCTCCTGTATCTTCAGCCTCTCCCTCTGCAGTGGGTCCCTTCTGGCAACACTCCAACAATCTTTAGCCTCTCCTAacttacaacaaaacaaaacaaacccacgAAAACCAACCATCTTCTGACCTTGAAGCCCCACCCAgctgttctcctctctcctcttcacaGCACAACTTCAGACAGAAAATgctctctccatttcctcaccttgtATCCACGTCCAAAACCACTCCTTCTAGctgtcccccccccactcctgccctgaGACTGCTCCAGGAAAAGCGCCGAGGACCTCCAACCCACTACATTCAATACACGCTTTCCTGGCCCATCTTTCAGGACTTCGCGAGAACGGTGAACAGGTGAGCAGATgattcatttaaatattctttttccttcctctctcccaacctccttcactttctttctttgaaacacCTCCTGAGCTTCTCCCTCTGGTCTCTGGAACTCAGCACAACATACTAACTGCATACTTACTCCCCACCAAGACTTTTTTGGTTGCCCTGTTATTCTTAAGACCAAGTCCCAAATCCTTACACACCTACCAGGCCCTTCATGATCTAGTCTGGTCCATGTCTAACTCTCCACCTATCATTTCTCCCCGGGTTTCAGACAGCCTGCTCCTTTCGGTTCCCGGAATACACACGTTCTTTTTCATTCTCCAGGACTTTCCAAAAGCAACTTCTGCCGGTGATGCTCCTTCTTCCGAGGGACCTTCCTCCGCGTTAACTGGGCCACGTCCGAAAGTCACCTCCTCAAGAAGGCCTCTCTAACAGCTAGACTGGGTCCCGTCTCCCGCTTTGCAGTTGCCCTCCTGTACTTCGCGCCGCGGCGACACGCTCGGCCTCCCAAGGGCTGGGGTCTCGTCCGTCGggctcccaaaggtcccaccgtGCCCGACAAGCAACCGGGCAAGCAAGTATGCCCACCGGTTCGGAACACACCGCTTCCCGCCCCGCCGGGACGTGCCCAAGCCTGGTCTCGGGCTCTCTCGTTCTTGCGGGGTGCGACAGAccccctgctctccctgctctGCGGCGGGCTCTCCGGGGCTGAGGAGGGAGGCCCCGGCCCCGTGTCCGACTCCCGATCCTCTCCCGCCCGGGACCCGGGCCTCCGCTCCCGGGGGCCGGCCTGGGGCGGCCGCAGCGCAAACCGCCCCCGGAGACCTCAGCCAAAAGCGGCCTCAGCGAGGCGAAGGCACCACCACCCGCCGCTCGACCTCGACAGGCGCATCGAAAGAACCCGGAACGACCAAGAAGCGCCCTCAACCTACCTCCCACGGCGCCGCCACCTTTCTCCCGATCCGGAAGCGCCGTTCTTGCGGAAGCGGAAGTGGTCGTGCGTCGCTTCCGGCCCCGCCTCGGCGTCACGCTGCCGTGGCAACACGCCCGCCGCAGGGACTTGACGCAGGCGTAGTTGACCGCGGGTTTCGTTCCTCGGGTCGGAGGGGGTGGAGCGGGGGTGGGGTAAAGCGCGACCTGAAAccccagggaggggacagaaggcCCGGACTGGCTTCCCAGCTCGCGCGTGCGTTCCGCTTAGTCAAGTTTGCGCCGAGCTCGGTTCTAGTCCCGGAGTGGACAAGGTGGTGAGACCCCAAGTCTGGGGAAGACATGAGAAACAGATCAGCCAAGATAGTTTCAGATTATTCTGCAGGAGAGAAAAACAGGGTACTGTGCTGGAGAGTGACGGGGGCCGTGAGTGCTACtttagagggaagggaaggaaagctcTTTGCGGAGGAACATTTGAGTTGAGCTGTAGACTAAAAAGGCGAGCACAACTCTAGATGGAAGATGGTCCCAGGCTGGAAGCAAGGACAAAGACCCTGCACCTGATCGCTGGAGGACCTGGAAGACGGCCAGGGCGGCTGGAGCGGAGTGAATACAGGGGAGGGTGGTGGAAGTCCAGGTCAGAGGTGGGCAGAGGCTGCTGGGTTAAGTTCAGATGAAGCTAGAAGCAGCCTTGCAGATGTAGTCCAATCCTCCCGTTTCAACTGCGTCCTGAAGAAACTTGGCCTATGATTCAAAGTAAAGCTTCTGAGTCCGGGCCAGTATATATAGCACTCAAACTTTTATAGACTTATTGAACAGTAAACATAACCATATTGGCAACTAGTTTTTCACTGAATCCGTTAACAACACTGTGTGGGGATTGTAGGATTATCTTTATTGGGTGTTATCAGCCTCCCCCTCTGGATGAGAAAATTAGGGCTTAGTGTAACTTGTCCAAAGGGACGTATGTGGCCCAAGCAGGATTCAAACCTGTGTTCTCTCCACTACTCCGCTATCCTGCCCCTCCGTGCACCTACCACGTGACTTCCTGGGGCTTGAGCTGCCCAGCAGTTTTGATTGAAAGCACACAACCTGTATTTCCGTGAAAGTCTGGAAGGGAAGCAGGCTGGAGAAATCATGAGTACACATCACATCACACCCCACACACACGCTACCACCACCCACTGGCTGCCCCAGGCCTTGGGTGAGCAGCTGGAAATCTGCCTGGTCTGCTCTGGAAACGGAGTGTTGGTGTTACCCACTGTTGGTGTGTAAGGCCTTGAAGAGCAAGTCTGCTGTTGGT
Above is a window of Panthera tigris isolate Pti1 chromosome D4, P.tigris_Pti1_mat1.1, whole genome shotgun sequence DNA encoding:
- the TTF1 gene encoding transcription termination factor 1, with protein sequence MEGGPSRLEIHTPVFDKKKKKYSVYKEGHLRSSHESFRDAPLTSEQRHITKSKKKRKDFQHFHSSPLQKSEICEETEKTTSIPKKNKKRRQKALGVDEETGVVYVLVDKENIKDTPKNFRSDVDVVYVDSSKEQKPTREPDADEPQSVPKSRENESEEPHHKVREKKSKKRRKKAASGDAVQDSPRASLPLPEVEPHQPEAPLSVGPEGEIAQLPIPAGEKKSKKKKRKISHNREFEAVPGPEGLENAYSEGCRGVSGVKKKAKRRKRGSSAESPVAPGGEFSALAARLEDARFDSLEGNGTLIEEREEPRPQEEKTQACTEEVQRLEPTNEEEGRLEVATGSETRCLSEESRDLGDSDVDLDSAVKQLQEFIPDIKERAATTIKRMYRDDLGRFKEFKAQGVAIRFGKFSVKENKQLEKNVQEFLSLTGIDNADKLLYTDRYPEEKSVITDLKRKYSFRLHIGKGIARPWKLVYYRAKKMFDVNNYKGRYSKGDTEKLKIYHSLHGNDWKKIGEMVARSSLSVALKFSQISSPRNHGAWSKAETQKLIKAVEEVILKKMSPHELQQVDSKLRENPDGRLSIVRESLYKGISWVEVEARVETRNWMQCKSKWTEILTKRMTNGRDVYRGVNALRAKINLIERLYEINVEDANEIDWEDLASTIGDVPPSYVQTKFYKLKATCVPFWQKKTFPEIIDYLYETSLPLLKEKLEKMMEKKGAEIQTPAAPRQVFLLRDIFYCDDTSEGEDGEEKN